The following are encoded together in the Desulfococcus multivorans genome:
- the rpoC gene encoding DNA-directed RNA polymerase subunit beta': METLYDFFAKPMDPKNYKGVKIALASSEQIREWSHGEIKKPETINYRTFKPERDGLFCAKIFGPTKDYECNCGKYKRMKHRGVICEKCGVEVIQSKVRRERMGHIDLATSVAHIWFLKSLPSKIGNLLDLTLKNMEKVLYFDSYIVVDPKETGLTRGQLLTEEKYREARELYGYKFDAGIGAEAVKILLQGLELEQLHRELREEINSTTSMAKRQKLSKRLKIVDAFRKSGIKPEQMIMDVIPVLPPDLRPLVPLEGGRFATSDLNDLYRRVINRNNRLKRLMDLNAPDIIVRNEKRMLQESVDVLFDNGRHGRVITGTNKRPLKSLSDTLKGKQGRFRQNLLGKRVDYSGRTVITTGPNLRLHQCGLPKKMALELFKPFIYYRLEQKGLVSTVKSAKKMVEREIPEVWDTLDEVVREYPVMLNRAPTLHRLGIQAFEPTLIEGKAIQLHPLVCTAFNADFDGDQMAVHVPLSVESQIEARILMLSSNNILSPANGSPIIVPSQDIVLGIYYMTREIPFSRGAGKRFSNVDEVRSAFDADAVDLHARISVRMDGKMVETTVGRVLLWEIIPKDSLLKMRHIEISDKETAKKILAEIRGGADFIEMVRRHSVSSDVEDDGMVGLLRQDEFRRIFNAKQVDIEDVFALSEGDVTEAIFGDGAYHIFKILTKRPDIPFDTVNNVMDKKMLRELVDKVYRNLGAKATVILSDRLKDIGYKYSTLGGLSISIDAMIIPEMKWEILKRAEEQVTEIGRQYTEGLITQGEKYNKVVDIWAKATDDVANEMMDAMKKAPLLDDEGNPRLDKDGRPILMEGFNPVFMMADSGARGSKDQMRQLAGMRGLMAKPSGEIIETPITANFREGLSVLQYFISTHGARKGLADTALKTANSGYLTRRLADVAQDCVVMEPDCGTIRGVEVEALMEGGEIIQRLGERVLGRTVAEENVRDPYTDEIIANIGDEIDETVVAKIERAGLTKLKIRSVLTCNSAQGVCAACYGRDLAHGRRVEVGQAVGILAAQSIGEPGTQLTMRTFHIGGTASRRVEQADIRARVEGNIQFIDVNVVRNADGELIVMDRQGGEFAIVGKTGRELERFPVIYGAHILVKDGQEVKAGDLLVTWDPFTTPIITEVDGVIRYGDISLGKTLQEKVDPVTGKSSRTIIESKLAEVRPRITIKGPDGKKMRYPLPVEAILLVEEGDTVKAGDVLAKLPRATTKTKDITGGLPRVAELFEVRRPKETAVLSRIDGYVSIAKGPKGKQKVTVTPVDGGDVEEYLIPRGKHINFYEGDYIRAGEPLIAGSAIPQDILTIKGEVALARYLVNEVQEVYRLQGVRINDKHIEVIVRQMMRRVKIKEVGDTEFIIEEQIDKSVFEAVNKEVKAKGGKPAVAEPLILGITKASLSTDSFISAASFQETTKVLTEAAIAGAEDYLKGLKENVIMGRIIPAGTGFPSYSELEIDSL, from the coding sequence TTGGAAACGTTATACGATTTTTTTGCAAAACCCATGGACCCGAAAAACTACAAAGGGGTCAAGATTGCCTTGGCATCCTCGGAACAGATTCGGGAATGGTCTCATGGGGAGATCAAAAAGCCGGAAACTATCAACTACCGGACCTTCAAACCGGAGCGTGATGGGCTTTTCTGTGCAAAAATTTTCGGTCCAACCAAGGATTACGAATGCAACTGCGGCAAATACAAGCGGATGAAGCATCGGGGCGTCATTTGTGAAAAATGCGGCGTCGAGGTCATTCAATCCAAGGTCCGGCGTGAGCGCATGGGCCATATTGACCTGGCGACTTCCGTTGCCCATATCTGGTTTCTGAAGAGCCTGCCCAGCAAAATTGGCAACCTTCTGGATCTGACTCTCAAAAATATGGAGAAGGTGCTCTACTTCGACAGCTACATCGTTGTCGACCCGAAAGAGACTGGTCTTACCAGGGGCCAGTTGCTGACCGAAGAGAAATATCGTGAGGCGCGAGAGCTATACGGATACAAGTTCGATGCGGGCATCGGCGCGGAGGCCGTAAAAATCCTTCTGCAGGGCCTGGAGTTGGAGCAACTGCACCGGGAACTCCGGGAGGAGATCAATTCCACGACCTCTATGGCCAAGCGGCAGAAACTGTCCAAACGGCTCAAGATCGTGGACGCTTTCCGGAAATCCGGTATCAAGCCGGAGCAGATGATCATGGATGTTATCCCGGTGTTGCCGCCGGATCTCCGGCCATTGGTCCCTCTCGAGGGGGGGCGCTTCGCCACGTCGGACCTCAACGACCTCTATCGACGGGTTATCAATCGGAACAATCGACTCAAACGGCTGATGGATCTCAACGCGCCCGACATCATCGTTCGGAACGAAAAACGGATGCTTCAGGAATCCGTGGACGTCCTGTTCGACAACGGGCGACACGGCAGGGTCATTACCGGAACCAACAAGCGCCCGCTCAAATCCCTGAGCGACACCCTGAAGGGCAAACAGGGGCGGTTTCGCCAGAATCTGCTTGGAAAACGAGTCGATTATTCCGGTCGTACCGTCATCACTACCGGGCCCAACCTGCGGCTGCACCAGTGCGGTTTGCCCAAGAAAATGGCTCTCGAGCTGTTCAAGCCCTTTATCTACTACCGGCTTGAACAGAAAGGGCTCGTCTCGACGGTCAAAAGCGCCAAGAAAATGGTCGAGCGTGAAATTCCCGAGGTGTGGGACACCTTGGACGAGGTAGTGCGGGAATACCCCGTGATGCTCAACCGGGCCCCGACATTGCATCGATTGGGGATCCAAGCCTTCGAGCCGACCCTGATCGAGGGGAAGGCGATTCAACTTCATCCCTTGGTCTGTACGGCGTTCAACGCTGACTTCGACGGCGACCAGATGGCCGTTCACGTGCCGTTGTCCGTTGAATCCCAGATCGAGGCCCGGATACTGATGCTCTCCAGCAACAATATCCTCTCTCCGGCCAACGGGAGCCCGATCATCGTCCCCAGTCAGGACATCGTTCTGGGGATTTATTACATGACGCGGGAAATTCCGTTTTCCAGGGGGGCCGGGAAGCGCTTTTCCAACGTGGACGAGGTCCGATCCGCTTTTGATGCCGACGCAGTCGATCTCCATGCCAGGATTTCCGTCAGAATGGACGGAAAGATGGTGGAGACCACTGTCGGGCGGGTTCTGCTCTGGGAGATCATTCCCAAAGACAGTCTGCTCAAAATGCGCCACATCGAGATTTCGGACAAGGAAACCGCGAAAAAAATTCTGGCAGAGATCCGGGGCGGCGCCGACTTCATCGAGATGGTCCGACGACACTCCGTGAGCAGCGATGTCGAGGACGACGGTATGGTGGGGCTTCTGCGGCAGGACGAATTCCGGAGAATCTTCAATGCCAAGCAGGTTGATATCGAGGACGTGTTCGCTCTTTCCGAAGGCGATGTGACGGAGGCCATCTTTGGCGATGGTGCCTACCACATCTTCAAAATTCTGACCAAGCGGCCGGATATTCCCTTCGACACGGTCAACAACGTCATGGACAAGAAGATGCTGCGGGAGTTGGTGGACAAGGTTTATCGAAACCTGGGCGCCAAGGCGACCGTCATCCTGTCAGACCGCCTGAAAGACATCGGATATAAATATTCGACCCTGGGGGGGCTTTCCATCTCCATCGACGCCATGATCATCCCTGAGATGAAATGGGAGATTCTCAAACGGGCGGAAGAGCAGGTGACGGAGATCGGTCGACAGTATACCGAAGGTCTGATCACTCAGGGAGAAAAATACAACAAGGTGGTCGATATCTGGGCCAAGGCTACGGACGACGTCGCCAACGAAATGATGGATGCCATGAAAAAGGCCCCGCTTCTGGACGATGAGGGAAATCCCCGTCTCGACAAGGACGGCCGGCCCATTCTCATGGAAGGCTTCAACCCGGTCTTCATGATGGCCGATTCCGGCGCTCGAGGCAGCAAGGACCAGATGCGGCAGCTGGCGGGCATGCGGGGGTTGATGGCCAAGCCGTCGGGAGAGATCATCGAAACCCCGATCACGGCCAATTTCCGCGAAGGCCTTTCGGTGCTGCAATACTTCATTTCCACCCACGGCGCCCGGAAAGGTCTCGCCGACACTGCCTTGAAAACCGCGAACTCCGGTTATCTCACCCGGAGACTTGCCGATGTAGCCCAGGATTGCGTGGTGATGGAGCCGGATTGCGGCACCATCCGGGGCGTGGAGGTGGAGGCGCTCATGGAAGGCGGCGAGATCATTCAGCGTCTGGGCGAACGGGTTCTGGGACGGACGGTGGCGGAGGAGAATGTGCGGGATCCATACACCGACGAGATCATTGCCAACATCGGCGACGAGATTGACGAAACCGTCGTGGCGAAGATCGAGAGGGCGGGCCTCACCAAACTGAAAATTCGGTCGGTGTTGACCTGCAACAGTGCCCAGGGCGTCTGCGCCGCATGCTACGGCAGGGACCTTGCCCACGGAAGACGGGTCGAGGTCGGTCAGGCGGTCGGCATTCTGGCCGCCCAGTCCATCGGAGAGCCGGGCACCCAGCTGACCATGCGGACTTTCCACATCGGCGGTACTGCCAGTCGGCGTGTCGAGCAGGCGGACATCCGGGCACGGGTGGAAGGCAACATCCAGTTCATCGATGTCAACGTGGTCAGGAACGCCGACGGTGAACTGATCGTCATGGACCGTCAGGGCGGCGAATTCGCCATCGTCGGCAAGACCGGTCGGGAGCTGGAGCGGTTTCCGGTCATCTACGGTGCTCATATTCTCGTCAAGGACGGGCAGGAGGTGAAGGCCGGCGACCTCCTGGTGACATGGGATCCCTTCACGACGCCCATCATCACCGAAGTGGACGGCGTCATCCGATACGGCGACATCTCGCTGGGGAAAACCCTCCAGGAAAAGGTCGACCCCGTCACCGGAAAATCGAGCCGGACGATCATCGAGTCCAAGTTGGCGGAGGTCCGCCCCAGGATCACCATCAAGGGGCCGGACGGAAAAAAAATGCGCTATCCACTCCCTGTGGAGGCCATTCTCCTCGTGGAGGAAGGCGACACGGTAAAGGCGGGCGACGTATTGGCAAAGCTGCCTCGCGCCACCACCAAGACCAAGGATATCACTGGTGGTCTTCCCCGCGTCGCGGAGCTTTTCGAAGTCCGTCGGCCCAAGGAGACGGCGGTGCTGAGCCGGATAGACGGATACGTCTCCATCGCCAAGGGGCCCAAAGGCAAACAGAAGGTGACGGTGACCCCCGTGGACGGCGGGGATGTCGAGGAGTACCTGATTCCTCGAGGCAAGCACATCAATTTCTACGAGGGGGACTACATCCGCGCGGGCGAGCCCCTCATCGCCGGCTCCGCCATCCCCCAGGATATTCTGACCATCAAGGGCGAGGTCGCTCTGGCGCGATACCTGGTCAACGAGGTTCAGGAGGTGTATCGCCTCCAGGGCGTGCGCATCAATGACAAGCATATCGAGGTGATCGTTCGGCAGATGATGCGGCGCGTCAAGATCAAGGAAGTGGGGGACACCGAGTTCATCATAGAGGAACAGATCGATAAAAGCGTGTTCGAAGCGGTGAATAAGGAGGTCAAGGCCAAGGGCGGGAAACCGGCAGTAGCCGAACCCCTGATTCTGGGCATCACCAAGGCCTCCCTCAGTACGGACAGTTTCATTTCCGCGGCTTCTTTCCAGGAAACGACCAAGGTGCTCACCGAGGCGGCCATTGCCGGTGCCGAGGATTATCTCAAGGGACTCAAGGAAAACGTCATCATGGGGCGCATTATTCCAGCGGGAACGGGATTTCCGTCATATTCCGAGCTGGAGATCGATTCCCTCTGA